A genomic window from Quercus lobata isolate SW786 chromosome 10, ValleyOak3.0 Primary Assembly, whole genome shotgun sequence includes:
- the LOC115962965 gene encoding ras-related protein RABA6b-like: MAESFDEECDYLFKAVLIGDSGVGKSNLLSRFAKDEFRLDSKPTIGVEFAYRNIKVADKLIKAQIWDTAGQERFRAITSSYYRGALGALLVYDITRRATFENVKKWVRELRQFGSADMVVILVGNKSDLSHSREVNEEEGKSLAEAEGLCFMETSALENKNVQESFLQMITKIHEITSQKSLEAKTFETSTTLGRGKEIISIDEVTATKQPSCCSS; the protein is encoded by the exons ATGGCTGAATCATTTGATGAAGAGTGTGATTACCTATTCAAGGCTGTTCTTATTGGAGATTCTGGGGTTGGGAAATCAAATCTTCTCTCAAGGTTTGCAAAAGATGAATTTCGCTTAGATTCAAAGCCAACCATAGGGGTTGAATTTGCTTACCGGAATATAAAGGTTGCTGACAAACTCATCAAAGCCCAGATATGGGACACTGCTGGCCAAGAAAG GTTTAGAGCCATTACCAGTTCATACTACCGTGGAGCACTAGGTGCGTTGCTAGTTTATGACATAACCAGGCGAGCAACGTTTGAGAATGTGAAGAAATGGGTGCGAGAGCTGAGACAATTTGGCAGTGCAGACATGGTGGTTATTCTTGTGGGGAACAAATCTGATTTGAGTCACTCTAGAGAAGTGaatgaggaagaaggaaaaagtcTTGCCGAGGCAGAAGGTTTATGTTTCATGGAAACATCTGCGTTAGAGAATAAGAATGTGCAGGAATCATTTTTACAAATGATTACTAAAATCCATGAAATCACAAGCCAAAAAAGTTTAGAAGCTAAAACATTCGAAACATCAACAACTCTTGGCCGTGGAAAGGAAATAATTAGTATTGATGAAGTTACGGCAACTAAACAACCTAGCTGTTGCTCAAGCTAG
- the LOC115964586 gene encoding uncharacterized protein LOC115964586: protein MGKGKAKVVPQERRDFRSERFNNSNRPRRDYVEQSRSTGAQAVHAVFREPLHKILEKVKYEPFFQWPNKMAGDPLKLNQNLYCAYHQEPGHTTDDCRNLKNYLDRLVREGKLRHLLHRSEGWQEPSNNETRQSTLRPPIGTINVILTAPGRTSSVPFRVMSVSSFPTKPDDRESKRARMSATPLIGFTEEDKQGTIQPHDDALVVTLRIGDYDVKRVLVDQGSAVEIMYPDLYKGLNLKQEDLLPYDSPLVSFEGKVVIPRGMIRLPVQTDSEVVEVNFIVVDAYSPYTAIVARPWLHTLGAVSSTLHQKVKYPSGGQIKEIIGNQGVARQCMVSAILRQQDRLTSTPAESGL from the coding sequence ATGGGGAAAGGTAAGGCGAAGGtcgtccctcaggagaggagggacttcaggtcggaacgaTTTAACAACAGTAACAGGCCGAGAAGGGACTATGTAGAGCAGTCCAGATCTACTGGGGCTCaggcagtccatgctgtgttccgagaacctCTTCACAAAATTCTAGAGAAGGTGAAGTATGAGCCTTTCTTTcagtggccgaacaagatggctggCGACCCTTTGAAGCTTAATCAGAACCTGTATTGCGCATACCATCAGGAGCCCGGTCACACTACTGATGATTGCAGGAACCTGAAGAACTATTTAGACCGGCtcgtccgagaagggaagctgAGACATCTGCTGCATCGCTCTGAAGGATGGCAAGAACCATCGAACAATGAAACCAGACAAAGTACGTtgaggccacccattggcacaattaatgtcattctCACCGCTCCTGGAAGGACAAGCTCTGTCCCCTTCAGGGTAATGTCAGTGAGCAGCTTCCCGACTAAGCCAGATGACAGGGAATCCAAGAGGGCTAGAATGAGCGCCACGCCATTAATCGGGTTCACGGAAGAAGACAAACAAGGAACTATccaaccccacgatgatgccttAGTCGTGACGCTCAGGATAGGAGATTATGACGTCAAAAGAGTGTTGGTTGATCAAGGCAGCGCAgtggagataatgtaccctgatttgtATAAGGGATTGAACTTGAAGCAGGAAGACCTGTTGCCATACGATTCCCCCCTAGTTAGCTTTGAAGGAAAGGTCGTCATCCCAAGAGGCATGATAAGGTTGCCTGTGCAAACAGACTCAGAGGTGGTAGAAGTGAACTTCATTGTAGTAGATGCATACTCCCCTTACACAGCCATCGTGGCCCGGCCATGGCTTCATACACTAGGGGCTGTGTCGTCAACTttgcaccaaaaggtgaaatatccGTCAGGAGGTCAGATCAAAGAGATAATAGGGAACCAGGGAGTagctaggcaatgcatggtgtcggcAATCTTGCGGCAGCAGGATCGCTTAACTTCCACGCCAGCCGAGAGCGGCTTATAG